From one Prosthecobacter dejongeii genomic stretch:
- a CDS encoding TPR end-of-group domain-containing protein encodes MNDLERRILAAQGYVELGLHEEAQAELIRLPPSAAERVDVIELSVLCRMGDRQWAEALALTQKLCALEPEEPGGYIHAAYCLHELGRTTEALDLLARGPAALRTKPVYYYNLGCYLACLGEDEKALNLLRQSFEMDGSLRSHARKDPDLDRLRTQLDKS; translated from the coding sequence ATGAACGATCTGGAACGACGCATCCTAGCCGCCCAAGGCTATGTCGAATTGGGTCTTCATGAAGAGGCCCAGGCAGAATTGATCCGTCTCCCCCCTTCTGCAGCGGAGCGGGTGGATGTCATCGAACTCAGCGTGCTCTGCCGCATGGGGGACCGCCAGTGGGCGGAGGCTCTGGCTCTGACGCAAAAGTTGTGCGCCCTGGAGCCCGAAGAACCCGGAGGCTATATCCACGCCGCCTATTGCCTGCATGAGCTGGGGCGCACCACGGAGGCACTGGACCTGCTGGCACGCGGCCCTGCGGCCCTGCGAACTAAACCCGTGTATTACTACAATCTGGGCTGCTACCTGGCCTGTCTGGGCGAAGATGAAAAAGCGCTGAATTTACTGAGGCAATCTTTTGAAATGGATGGCAGTCTGCGGAGCCATGCGCGCAAGGATCCCGACCTGGATCGACTGCGCACGCAGTTAGATAAATCCTAA